Genomic DNA from Paenibacillus donghaensis:
GGCGAATTTGACGATTTTGCTGCGTTTGGTGTAAGCGCGGGCTACCCGGATTGTAGTCATTACTGCTTCTGTGCCGGAGTTGACGAAGCGGACCTTGTCCATGGAAGGAATGGCGTCCTTCAGCATTTTGGCCAGCTTGATTTCCAACTGTGTCGGCGTTCCGTAGAGAATGCCATTCTCTGCCGCCTTGGTAATGGCTGCTGTGATATGCGGATGGGCGTGGCCGGTGATGATCGGCCCATAGGCAGCAAGGTAGTCTATGTATTCATTGCCGTCTTCGTCCCAGAACTTGGAGCCGCTGGCACGATTCATGAATACCGGTGCGCCGCCGCCGACGGCTTTGAAGGAACGGGAGGGGCTGTTAACGCCTCCAACGATGTGCTGAAGGGCTTCCTGATACAATTGCTCTGATGTGGAACGGTTCATTAATAATCATCCTTTCGTTTAGGGCCGTGCGCATGGGAAAGGGCGAACCGCGTGTATTCCCGCTGTCCGCCCGCCCTTGTGAGTACGGTTATGGCTAATTGCTGAATGGGAGCGCTGCTCTATGGCGTGGCTTCCGGGGTGGCCTCTGGTGAAGGACTTGGCTCAGGACCGGCAAGTGTCTTCTGAACGAATTCATGCAGCTTGTCGGTACTGCTGTATCCAATCACCTGTGAGCCGTCATCAAGTGTCTTCTCACGCAACAGATTCATTGGCGGAATCTGCACGCTGCCGCTCATGGTGCTCTTATAGCCGACGGTGCCCAGCTTCCACATGTCATCTACCAGCATGTTGGTGTCCACGAAGGGGGTAACCTCGGACAGGATGGTCGGCAGCTTGATAATGGAGGTGGTGCTGATCAGCTTGTCCGCCACAGCCTTCAGGAAGCCGCGCTGGCGTTCGGTCCGGGTGAAGTCGGAGGTGGCATCATGGCGGAAGCGGACATACTGCAGCGCCATATTGCCGTCAAGATGCTGGAAGCCTTTTTTGAGATCGATATCGTATAACGGGCCGTCAGCCTTGGTCTTATAGACCATGTCCTTCTCAACCTCGTAATCGACGCCGCCCACTGCATCCACCAGCTTAATGAAGCCCTGGAAATCGGTGTAGACATAATATTGAATCGGGATGCCCAGCAGGTCGCTTGCTGTCTGCATCGCCGTATTGGGACCATAGATAATTGCGGAATTAATCCGCTGTTCCCCGTGTTTCGGAATCGGTACATAGGTATCTCTCAGGATGGAGAATACACTGATCTTCTTGCTTACCGGATCGATAGAAGCTACAAGCATGGTATCCGAGCGCGGGATTTCCCCTTTCTTCACGCCGCGTGCATCGACGCCCATCAGCAGAATATTAACAGGCTCGGTGCCCTCCCACTTGGGAGGCTCCGGGGTATCGACATCGACAGTTTTCGCATCCTCAAAAGGAGTATTGTTCTGGTTCGACATGCTGTCCAGCTGGTTGTAAATTGAGGTGAAGAAAATAACTGCCCCCCAATAATCAGGACGAGGATAATGGCGAGAGTCCACAGTAGCGGTTTCTTGGATTTGCCGGCCTTTGCGTGCCGTTTCTTTCTTGGTGGCATTTCTCGTTCTTCCTTTCGCATTTACATTCTCTACATTATAATTTCTTTTAGGGCAACACGCAATTTTGGAATTTGAAGCCATAAACGTAAGCCTTACGAAGCGAGATTTGTACGAAGTGATTTCAGAGAAGCTTAAACTATACAAAACTAAGCCTATGCTTACGAAGAGAGTTTTGTACGAAGTGATTTCAGAGAAGCCTAAACTATACAAAACTAAGCCTATGCTTACGAAGAGAGTTTTGTACGAAGTGATTTCAGAGAAGCTTATAAACTATACAAAACTAAGCCTATGCTTACGAAGAGAGTTTTGTACGAAGTGATTTCAGAGAAGCTTAAGCTATACAAAACTTTAGGAGTGGATAATACATGAACCAGATATCTATAGGACAAGAGGTTCCCGATTTCACCTTGCCGTCATCCGGCGGGGGAGCAGTCAGCTTAAGCCAATACCGGGGCCGCAAGGTCCTGCTCTATTTCTATCCCAAGGATATGACGCCCGCCTGCACTCAGCAGGCCTGCGAGTTCCGTGATGCCCATGACCGGATAACGGCCAGCGGTGCAGTGGTGCTGGGGATCAGCGCCGACCCTCCGGCTAAGCACGATAAGTTCATCCTGAAGAATAGCCTGCCTTTTCCGCTGTTGTCGGATGAGTCGCATGAGGTCAGTGAGAGCTTTGGCGTATGGCAGCTGAAGAAGCTCTATGGCAAAGAATTTATGGGCATTGTACGCTCCACTTTCCTGATTGATGAGCATGGAATATTGGTGGAGGAATGGAGGAAGGTCCGGGTCAAAGGCCATGTCGAGGATGCAGTGAAGAAATTGGAAAAATAATCAATCCGACACATTAGTGTGCAGTAAGGAATTGTAAAAGTCTGTTACATTTCTAACAGCAAACCTATGGCTGAATCATGATATAGTTGCCTCATAATACTTCAAATTTGGAGCAAGGCAAGGTGATAACGTGATTCAGCTGCATATCGGACTGGATATAGGATCAACTACGGCCAAATTGGTTGTCATGGAACAGAAGACGATAGTCTATCAGGATTATATAAGACATTACAGCGATATTAAGCGAGCCGCCCTGTCTCTGCTGTCAGATGTGCAGGAGCGCTTCCCCGATCGGGGAGCCACGCTTACTGTAAGCGGTTCCTCCGGGTTGTCCCTGTCGAAGCTGGGCGGTGTGCCTTTTGTGCAGGAGGTGATTGCCTGCACCAAGGCGATCAGCGAGCTGATTCCGGGCTGTGACACCGCCATTGAGCTTGGCGGAGAGGACGCCAAGATCATCTATCTCAGCGGCGGCGTCGAGCAGCGCATGAATACCGCCTGTGCCGGTGGTACGGGCGCTTTCATCGACCAGATGGCTTCGCTGCTGCAGACCGATCCCGCCGGTCTGGATGCACTGGCCGCGAAGCATGAGCGGATCTATCCGATCGCCTCGCGCTGCGGCGTGTTCGCGAAGAGCGACGTGCAGCCGCTCCTGAACGAAGGCGCGCGCCGGGAAGATGTGGCCGCCTCCATTCTGCAGAGCATCGTCAACCAGACGATCAGCGGGCTGGCCTGCGGCCGCCCGATTCGCGGCCGGGTCGCGTTCCTGGGCGGTCCGCTGACCTTCCTGCCCAGCCTGCGCCAGCGCTTCGCCCTGACGCTAGGCCTTGCAGAGCACGAAATCCTGTTCCCTGAGCGGTCACAGTATTTCGTCGCCATCGGCTCGGCGCTCGCCGCGGCCGACCAGCCCGCCCTGCCGCTCTCCGGCTGGCTTGCGCGTGTGGAAGCGGTCGACTTCACCGCCGACCGCGCCGAGGATGCCGAGCTGCCGCCGCTGTTCGCTGCGGCAGGCGACCTGGCCGAATTTCGCGCCCGCCACGCTCGGGCAGCGGTAACCCGTTCAGATCTCGCGGCCTACCGGGGGCCTTGTTATCTGGGGATTGATGCAGGCTCCACCACCACCAAGCTGGTGCTTACCGGCGCTGAGGATGAGCTGCTGCATACCTTCTATGGAAGCAATCAAGGCAATCCGCTGCAATCGGTCAGCGATGCGCTGAAGCAGATGTATACGCTGCTGCCGGAAGGCTGCTATATCGCAGGCGCTTATGCCACCGGCTACGGTGAAGGCCTGGTGAAGGCGGCACTGCGTACGGACGGCGGGGAAGTGGAGACGGTCGCCCATTACAAGGCGGCCGCCAAATTTATGCCTGAGGTTGATTTCATTCTCGATATCGGCGGACAGGATATGAAATGCATCAAGATCCGCGGCGGGGCCATCGACAGCCTGCTGCTGAATGAAGCCTGCTCGGCAGGCTGCGGTTCTTTTCTGGAGAGCTTTGCCTCTGCGCTGGAATTGGGGATTGAGGAATTCGCCAAGTCTGCGCTGGAGGCAGAGCGACCAGTGAACCTAGGTTCGCGCTGTACTGTATTTATGAATTCCAAGGTGAAGCAGGTGCAGAAGGAAGGGGCATCGCTGGCCGATCTGTCGGCAGGTCTGGCCTATTCCGTAGTGAAGAACGCCCTGCAGAAAGTAATCAAGATTCGCAACCCCGAAGAGCTGGGCCGCAACATTATCGTCCAGGGTGGAACCTTCTATAATGAAGCGGTGCTGCGGGCGTTCGAGAGCCTGACCGGCAGAACGGTGGTCAGACCCGATATCGCCGGTGTGATGGGCGCCTATGGCTGTGCGCTGATTGCCCGGGAGAACACAGTTCCCGGCGTCTCCAGCAGCATTCTCGGCCCGCAGGAGCTGGAGTCTTTTCAATATGAGGTATCCCCGGGCCGCTGCGGACGCTGTGGCAATAACTGCGCCCTGACGATCAGTCGTTTTCCGGACCGCAGCTTCTATGTTACCGGCAACCGCTGTGAGCGGGGGGCTGGCGGCAAGAAGGAGCGAAACACCTTGCCCAACCTGATGCAATATAAATATGAACGGTTTTTTGATTATGAGAGTCTGCCTCAGCCGCAGACGGCGCGTGGGACAGTCGGTATCCCGCGAACCATGAATATGTTCGAGAACTATCCGTTTTGGGTTACTTTTTTTAGCTCCCTGCGTTATCGGACTGTGCTGTCACCCAAATCAAGCAAAAAGCTGTATGAAAGCGGAATGGACACCATCCCTTCGGAATCGATTTGTTATCCGGCCAAGATGGCTCATGGGCATGTGCAGAGTCTGATCGGCAAGGGTGTCGATTTTATCTTTTATCCGGCTGTGGTTTATGAGAAAAAGGAAGACGGTGCTGCGCAGAACCACTTTAACTGTCCTGTGGTTGCTTCCTATCCCGAAGTGATCCGCAACAATATGGACGGCCTGAAGGAAAGCGGGATTCCGCTCGTCAGTCCGTTTCTGACCTTTGACGATATCTCCGCCTTGACACGTGTGCTGGTGAAGACCTTCCCGGATATTCCACGCGAGGAAGTGGCAGCTGCCGTGCAGGCCGGATTGGCTGAAGCGGACCGCGCTAAGCTTGACCTGCGCACCAAGGGCGAAGAGACGCTGGACTTCCTGGCCAGAACGGGAACCAAAGGCATCCTGCTCTGCGGCCATCCCTACCATGCCGACCCGGAGATTAACCACGGCTTGGCCGATATGATCACAGGCATGGGACTTGCGGTGCTGACTGAGGATTCGGTCTGCCATCTGGACCTCAGCGAAGGAGAGGTGGCGGTAGTCAACCAGTGGACCTATCATGCCCGCATGTACCGGGCGGCAAGGCTGGTCGCCTCGCGGAATGATCTGGAGCTGGTGCAGCTGACCTCCTTCGGCTGCGGGATTGACGCCATTACCTGTGATGCGGTGCAGGAGATCATGGAGCGGCACAACAAGGTCTATACCCTGATCAAGATCGATGAGATCAGCAATCTTGGCGCCGCCCGCATCCGGCTGCGTTCGCTGCTTGCGGCGATGCGCGAGCGTGAGAAAGGCAATGTGCTGCCTCAAGCAGCCCGCAAGACAGAAGCAAACGTGCCGTTCACCAAAGAGATGAAGGAGACCTATACCATTCTGGCGCCGCAGATGTCTCCGGTTCATTTCGAGTTGTTCGAGCGGGTCTTTCAGGACGCCGGATATCGGCTGAAGATTCTGCAAACTACAGGACCGGAGGAGACGGAGGAAGGGCTGCGGTTCGTCAACAATGATGCCTGTTATCCGGCGATTGTCACCATCGGGCAGATTCTGTCCGCGCTGAAGAGCGGAGAATATGATCCGGACCGCACCGCGGTGATCATGTCGCAGACGGGCGGCGGCTGCCGGGCGACCAACTATATCTCCCTGCTGCGCAAGGCGCTGAAGGATTCCAATCTGGAGCAGATTCCGGTGATTTCGCTGAATGCCTCCGGCATGGAGAACCAGCCCGGCTTCAAGATCAGCCTTAAGCTGGCGAACCGGCTGATTGCCGCCGCCTGCTACGGTGATCTGCTGATGAAGCTGCTGTACCGCTTCCGGCCGTATGAAGTGATTCCGGGCAGCGCTCAGAACTTGTACCGCAGAGGGATGGAGCGCTGCAAGTACAGTCTCTCGAACTTCTCCTTCCGCGAATACAAACGCCTGATCCGTGAGATTGTGGCCGAATTCAGCCGCCTGCAGGTCACTGGCGCGCTCAAACCGAAGGTGGGTATCGTCGGCGAGATCCTGATCAAATTCCATCCGGATGCCAACAATCGCATTATCGAGATGATTGAAGCGGAGGGCGGGGAGGCTGTGATGCCTGATTTTCTCGACTTCATCTTCTATTGCGTATACAATCCAATCTACAAGGCAGAGCAGTTTGGCAAAAGCAAAAGACTCGGTTATATCAACCCCATGCTGATCTCCTATCTGGAAATTTACCGCAAGCCGGTCAAGCAGGCGCTTGAAGCGGCAGGACTATCCAAAAGTCGGGAGAATATCTACGGTTTGGCCGAGAAGGCCGGACGTTTGGTGTCCGTAGGCAACCAGATGGGTGAAGGGTGGTTCCTGACCGCCGAGATGATGGAGCTGCTTGACCACGGAGTCAACAATATCGTCTGTATCCAGCCGTTTGCCTGTCTGCCGAATCATATTACCGGACGCGGTATGATCAAAGGACTGAAGGAGCTGTATCCTGGAGCCAACATCGTGGCGATTGATTATGATGCCGGGGTGAGTGTAATTAACCAGAACAATCGGATCAAGCTGATGATGTCGATTGCCAGCGGCTTGGACAGCAGTGCCTCACTGCCTGCACCCGATGCCGAGCTGCCTGCAGGGCTGCGGAGGCCAATAGTGATGGAGAATGCCGGCAGCTGAGCCGGTAGCTGAAGCTGGAAGTAAACGGCAAGTGATTAACCGGCAATTTAAAAAACCAGGAACCCCATACTCGGGGCTCCTGGTTTTTTCGCTACTCTGAGCTTGAAGAAACAGCACTCAGCCGTTTCCCCTGAAGCTTCTGCTTGATCCGTATTGATTTGTTAAGATGCACGAAATTATGCCTTGTGGCCGGCATTAGAATCAGCCCGGCAATGGTTTTACGGCCCCAGTAGTCGATCAGCCACTGTTCTGTCTCTTTCACGGCTTCTTCCTCTCGTAAGCGCCCGATCCGCACAGGACTGACCTTTGCTGCAAACTGCTCCGGCTCCAGCGATTGGATAATATCACGCGTTCTGCGGCCCACCGCCTGGCGGTACTCCCGCAATCCCTCTATGTTCGCAGACAAGCTTAATCCGGTTATTTCTTCTTCTGTCATCCCATTCCCTGAATGCAGGTAGGAGGACGTTCCCATCCTCTGCGCATAATCTTCCGTATGTAACACCTGAACATTGTCCGAGGCGAGCAGGTTCATCGTGATGTCTTCAATCCGGGCGCAATGCCATAGATGCCAGGCGATGGAATTACGCGTACCCGGTGTGTAGACGGGATAGCTGCGAAAACTTTCTTCACTCAGGTCTGCCATAAGCTCATCTTCAAAAGTCAGCGCTTCGCATTCCGACATCCGGTGGTCGTACAGCTGTGCATGCTGCTCCAGAAATAAGGCTACAGCTCGCGAGTGCTCGTTGGGTTTGCTTAGAATACCTGTAAGCAGCTTGTGATTGCTACTCCAGTGTTTACGGTCCGGCAAATTCATATTATTGGTAATTTGAATTTTCAGAAATTTTCAGCAAACTCTTGACGCGTAAATAGGTAAATAGTAAAATAGTTCGCATACGAACTATTATTCTGTATACACAAAATCCAGGAGGTGAACAGAACATGATGAAGGGGAAGGAGCAGCAGCTGGATGAGATCGTATCGTCATTTCGCCGGATCAGCCATGCCTTTCAGCAGCTGCTGTGGAAGGAAGCCGAGGAATTAAACATTACCCCCACCCAACTGATAGTTCTGCGCAAGCTTTCTGTGCATCCTGATATTGGCATTACCGGGCTTGCAGAGCTGCTGCATCTGGGAAACAGTGCGGCCAGCGGGGTGGTTGACCGGATGGTGAAGGCGGGCCTGATTACCCGGCAGCGTTCGGAGACCGACAAGCGGATCTACCATCTGGCAATGACTGAGAAGGGCAGGGAGATCCGAGAGAAGAGCAAACAATCCCTGCGCACCCATCTGCTGCCGCTCTCCAATATTCCAATTGAGGATGCGGAGGAGCTGCTGAGAATTCATGGGGAGATTGTAAATATATTAGAGCAAGGGAGAGAGAAGAAGAAATTATGAGCACTATAACTGCCAACGCTGCTACCGCAACAAAAGCTATACGCAAAGGTCCAATCATCGCGGCGCTCTTGATCGGTGCCTTTGTGGCCCTGCTGAATCAGACACTGATGAATGTGGCGCTGCCGAAGATGATGGAAGACCTCAATATTCTGGCCAATACGGCGCAATGGCTGACAACCGGCTTTATGCTGGTCAACGGGGTGCTGGTGCCGATCAGTGCCTATCTGGTGGAGAAATTCACGACCCGCCAGCTGTTTATTACAGCCATGGTACTGTTCTCTATAGGTACGCTGGTGTGCGGTGTCGGCACCGGGTTCGAAATGATTATGGTCGGCAGAGTAATTCAGGCCGTTGGTGCCGGAATTCTGATGCCGCTGATGAACATTGTATTCCTGCAGATTTTCCCGATTGAAGAACGTGGCAAGGCGATGGGGCTTATGGCAGTAGCGATGATTTTTGCCCCGGCTGTCGGCCCTACCTTGTCCGGCTGGGTCGTGCAGAATTACTCCTGGCGCGTGTTGTTCTTTATCGTATTGCCGCTGGCTATTCTGTCCACCCTGCTGGGTATTAAGACCATGAAAAATGTTGGGAAGTTAACTTCTCCCAAGCTGGATAAGCTGGGTGTTGTGCTGTCGACGCTCGGGTTCGGCGGATTGCTCTATGGCTTCAGTGATGCCGGAACCGACGGCTGGGGAAGCAGCACGGTAATTGGATGTTTGATTATCGGAGTGGTTTCCCTGGCTCTGTTTGTATGGAGACAGCTGACTACGGATAAACCGCTGCTGGAATTCCGTATTTTCCGTTACAACATGTATACCTTGACCACAATCATTAATATTATCGTGACGATGGCTATGTATTCAGGCATGATTCTGCTGCCGATTTATCTGCAGACGATTCGCGGCTTTACACCGATGGAATCCGGACTGATGCTGCTGCCCGGCGCGATCCTGATGGGGATTATGTCTCCGGTGACCGGTATTATTTTTGATAAAATCGGTGCGAGATGGCTGGCGGTCATTGGGCTGCTGATCACTACCGTCACTACCTGGGAATTCAGTCAGCTGACTGACTCCACCACATACATGCATCTCATATTGACCTATACTGCGCGGATGTTCGGGATGTCCATGCTGATGATGCCTATTGTGACGGCTGGTCTCAACCAGTTGCCGCAGCGGCTTGCCTCGCATGGTACGGCGATGTCCAATACGCTCCGTACCGTAGGCGGCGCACTGGGGATGGCAATGTTCGTCAGCCTGTTCACCAACCGTACCACCAGCAGAATTACAGAGGCGATAACGAGTGGAGCTGTCTCACAGACGGATAAGGCGGCTATGGGAGCGCTGAAGCAGCAGGCTACGATTAACGGGATTAATTTCGCTTTTGCGGTAGCGACATGGGTAACTGTGGCTGCTCTGGTCTTATCCTTCTTTATCCGCAAAACCTCGCCGCAGCTTGACTTCCTTAAGGAGGAAGCAGTGCAGCCGCAACAGACAACGGTTAACGGTTAACTGTCAAACTAAAATTAGAAAGAACAACAAAGCCTCTCCGGCCATCCCTATGGATGAATCAGGAGGGGCTTTTTTTGTTGGAATCCTGAAGAAAAATAACAGACTGCCGCGCAAGACGATCCTGATCACGGCCGATCTGCTGCGGGTACCGGTGGCGCTGGCTTATTTATGGGTAGACGGCGCTGACAAGCTATGGCTGCTATATACTGCCGGATTCCTCCTGGCAGCAGGGGAAGCGATCTACAGTCCAGTCCGCAAATCCTCGATCCCGCTGCTGGCCAGAGGTGAATTTCTGCTGAGAATCAATGGAATGGAGCAGTTGCTTACGGGTTGTGTGCTGATTTTGGGTGCTTTTGCCGGAGGCGTTGTGTCCATGTGGTTGGGTCCCGATACGGCTTTTATTGTGAATGCTCTGTCCTTTGTGGCGGGTGCTTGTCTGCTGCAAGGGATCACTTTCCCTGGGGCTGGCGGGAGGTGCGGGATTCGTGGTGATTGCTCTCTTGCTCTCAGGTTATGCAGTATTACGGAGCCGAAAGGCCGGTGCGGTCACCGGTCCTTCGAAGTTTCTTTAACCTTAGTTTCGAGCTTAGTTCCTGCCTTATTCCGTTTCAGGCGGGCGCTGATCGCCAGGCGGTAACGGTAGAGGAAGAACAGAACGATCAGGGCTGCACCGCCGGAGATAATCCACAAGGCATACAGCTCAAACAGATGGAAGATGCCCATCCATTGCGGACCGAAGATCCGCCCGATGCCAAGAAAGAGCAGTACCCAGAAGATGGCTCCGCTGTAGGCATACCAGGCAAACTTACGGAAAGGCAGGGCAATAATGCCGGCGAAGTAGCCGGTGAAATGACGGACTCCCGGAATGAAATAGCCGATAAAAATCAAAATGCTGCCGTATTTCTCGAACCAGCGTTGGGTTTTCGTAAGCTTGGCCGGAGAGAACAGGAACCATTTGCCATAACGCTGGATGAACGGCATTCCGGCCTTCAGTCCAACGAAATAGGTAATAGTCATTCCGGCGGTAGTGCCTACAAAGGCAACCGCCACCAGCGTAACAAAGTCCAGTCTGCCGGCAAAGGACAAGAAGCCCGCATAGGCCATCGTAGTTTCGCCCGGAAAAGGCAAAGCAACGAATTCTAGCAATAATCCGAAAAATAACACGCTATATCCATAGTTTGCGAATAGTTCCTGTATCCATTTAAGCATCTCCATTAAGCTTGTTCACTCTCCAAAGGGCAGTTTCCTGATTCTATTTCAGAGCTTGTCTTCATACAATCTACCAACAGGCTGTGAGGCCGAATAATGCTGGAGGTAGAGAAGATGAAAGATAATAAAAGCATTCACACCCGCAAGCTGCTAAGTCGCCGCGGATTGCTGGTTATGACCGTATTTATGCTCATGCTTGCAGCCTGGGGGCTGGGACAATGGTCAGGCGCTCCGTCAGCCTGTCCACAGCAGGCTGAAGCTGCAGGTAATGTATCTTTTAAGAATAAGCTTCCTGCTGCTGTGATGCAAGAATTGCCGCCACAGCCAGTGACGGAGTCTGTATATAAGGTTTCAACAGCTGCCGTTTCCGCTCCCGCCCAGCTTGCAGTGAAGAAACAGCAGGGCAAGACAGTCTACCTTACCTTTGACGACGGGCCTAGCCGGGTGACGCCCGGGGTGCTGAAAACTTTACGCCAGGAGGGAGTCAAGGCAACCTTTTTCGTGCTTGGCAGTGCTGCAAGCAGCCGCCCCGAGCTGATCAATGCGATCTGGGAGCAGGGACATGCCATCGGCAATCATTCCTACAACCATGAATATAAAGAATTATACAGCGGGTTTACCGCTTTTTGGAGCCAGATTAAACAGACTGAGGAGGTCATCCGCAATATTACGGGAACACGTCCTTCGCTGGTGCGGGCACCTGGCGGAACGTTTGGGCATTTTGATCATACCTATTTCCGATTGCTGGAGCAAGCAGGCTACACGGTTACAGATTGGACGGTGGACAGCGGAGATTCACTGCATAAGGGGGTACCGGCAGCAGATATTGTCAGAAACTCTACAGCCGATATGAAATCTGACAAGGTAGTGCTGCTGCTGCATGACGGTGGAGGCCATGAGGAGAGTGCCAAGGGGTTGCCGGAAATTATTGCCCGTTACAAGGAGGCTGGATATGCCTTCGGAGTGCTGGATGAGAGTGTAGAGCCTGTACAGTTCAGAGTTTCTGCCAAAGCGGAAGCACAGGGCAGGCCTGCCCCATCAACGGTATGGGTGGCCTCCAACATTATGCCGAATGCGGAGCTGTTTGCGGCAGGCAAGCCGCTGGTGCTGGAGGTGGGCAAGCTTGAAACAAAGCTGGACCCGGGCGAATACCGAATTATTGACGGACACTATATCGTGCCGCTGCGGGCAGTTGTTGAACGGCTGGGCGGTGCGGTGGGCTGGAACGCTGCCAGCCATACAGGCCTGGTCCGCTGGAATGGCAGGTCAGTAACTGCCGATGTGAGGAACGGGGAACTGTTGTTAAGCGGACCGGACGGCATGCATAGCACCAGTGCAAGCATGGAGATGATTAGCGGGTCGATCTGGGTACCGCTGCGCAGTCTTCTGGGAGCTACCGGACATCCTCCGCTGAAGCTTAGCACCTCGGCAGCAGAACGCAGAGTAACAGCGTTATAGAAGTGACCTGTGGCAGGTCTGTACACCCCTGTTCATGGCAAGAATAGATAAGAATCAGTTCTCCCGCTGCACCCGTTTGCGCATCCACCAAGAGCAGGAGGGCAAGTCTATTGCCGAAGGAAGGGTGTCCCA
This window encodes:
- the bcp gene encoding thioredoxin-dependent thiol peroxidase, coding for MNQISIGQEVPDFTLPSSGGGAVSLSQYRGRKVLLYFYPKDMTPACTQQACEFRDAHDRITASGAVVLGISADPPAKHDKFILKNSLPFPLLSDESHEVSESFGVWQLKKLYGKEFMGIVRSTFLIDEHGILVEEWRKVRVKGHVEDAVKKLEK
- a CDS encoding 2-hydroxyacyl-CoA dehydratase yields the protein MIQLHIGLDIGSTTAKLVVMEQKTIVYQDYIRHYSDIKRAALSLLSDVQERFPDRGATLTVSGSSGLSLSKLGGVPFVQEVIACTKAISELIPGCDTAIELGGEDAKIIYLSGGVEQRMNTACAGGTGAFIDQMASLLQTDPAGLDALAAKHERIYPIASRCGVFAKSDVQPLLNEGARREDVAASILQSIVNQTISGLACGRPIRGRVAFLGGPLTFLPSLRQRFALTLGLAEHEILFPERSQYFVAIGSALAAADQPALPLSGWLARVEAVDFTADRAEDAELPPLFAAAGDLAEFRARHARAAVTRSDLAAYRGPCYLGIDAGSTTTKLVLTGAEDELLHTFYGSNQGNPLQSVSDALKQMYTLLPEGCYIAGAYATGYGEGLVKAALRTDGGEVETVAHYKAAAKFMPEVDFILDIGGQDMKCIKIRGGAIDSLLLNEACSAGCGSFLESFASALELGIEEFAKSALEAERPVNLGSRCTVFMNSKVKQVQKEGASLADLSAGLAYSVVKNALQKVIKIRNPEELGRNIIVQGGTFYNEAVLRAFESLTGRTVVRPDIAGVMGAYGCALIARENTVPGVSSSILGPQELESFQYEVSPGRCGRCGNNCALTISRFPDRSFYVTGNRCERGAGGKKERNTLPNLMQYKYERFFDYESLPQPQTARGTVGIPRTMNMFENYPFWVTFFSSLRYRTVLSPKSSKKLYESGMDTIPSESICYPAKMAHGHVQSLIGKGVDFIFYPAVVYEKKEDGAAQNHFNCPVVASYPEVIRNNMDGLKESGIPLVSPFLTFDDISALTRVLVKTFPDIPREEVAAAVQAGLAEADRAKLDLRTKGEETLDFLARTGTKGILLCGHPYHADPEINHGLADMITGMGLAVLTEDSVCHLDLSEGEVAVVNQWTYHARMYRAARLVASRNDLELVQLTSFGCGIDAITCDAVQEIMERHNKVYTLIKIDEISNLGAARIRLRSLLAAMREREKGNVLPQAARKTEANVPFTKEMKETYTILAPQMSPVHFELFERVFQDAGYRLKILQTTGPEETEEGLRFVNNDACYPAIVTIGQILSALKSGEYDPDRTAVIMSQTGGGCRATNYISLLRKALKDSNLEQIPVISLNASGMENQPGFKISLKLANRLIAAACYGDLLMKLLYRFRPYEVIPGSAQNLYRRGMERCKYSLSNFSFREYKRLIREIVAEFSRLQVTGALKPKVGIVGEILIKFHPDANNRIIEMIEAEGGEAVMPDFLDFIFYCVYNPIYKAEQFGKSKRLGYINPMLISYLEIYRKPVKQALEAAGLSKSRENIYGLAEKAGRLVSVGNQMGEGWFLTAEMMELLDHGVNNIVCIQPFACLPNHITGRGMIKGLKELYPGANIVAIDYDAGVSVINQNNRIKLMMSIASGLDSSASLPAPDAELPAGLRRPIVMENAGS
- a CDS encoding DinB family protein, encoding MNLPDRKHWSSNHKLLTGILSKPNEHSRAVALFLEQHAQLYDHRMSECEALTFEDELMADLSEESFRSYPVYTPGTRNSIAWHLWHCARIEDITMNLLASDNVQVLHTEDYAQRMGTSSYLHSGNGMTEEEITGLSLSANIEGLREYRQAVGRRTRDIIQSLEPEQFAAKVSPVRIGRLREEEAVKETEQWLIDYWGRKTIAGLILMPATRHNFVHLNKSIRIKQKLQGKRLSAVSSSSE
- a CDS encoding MarR family winged helix-turn-helix transcriptional regulator encodes the protein MMKGKEQQLDEIVSSFRRISHAFQQLLWKEAEELNITPTQLIVLRKLSVHPDIGITGLAELLHLGNSAASGVVDRMVKAGLITRQRSETDKRIYHLAMTEKGREIREKSKQSLRTHLLPLSNIPIEDAEELLRIHGEIVNILEQGREKKKL
- a CDS encoding DHA2 family efflux MFS transporter permease subunit, with translation MSTITANAATATKAIRKGPIIAALLIGAFVALLNQTLMNVALPKMMEDLNILANTAQWLTTGFMLVNGVLVPISAYLVEKFTTRQLFITAMVLFSIGTLVCGVGTGFEMIMVGRVIQAVGAGILMPLMNIVFLQIFPIEERGKAMGLMAVAMIFAPAVGPTLSGWVVQNYSWRVLFFIVLPLAILSTLLGIKTMKNVGKLTSPKLDKLGVVLSTLGFGGLLYGFSDAGTDGWGSSTVIGCLIIGVVSLALFVWRQLTTDKPLLEFRIFRYNMYTLTTIINIIVTMAMYSGMILLPIYLQTIRGFTPMESGLMLLPGAILMGIMSPVTGIIFDKIGARWLAVIGLLITTVTTWEFSQLTDSTTYMHLILTYTARMFGMSMLMMPIVTAGLNQLPQRLASHGTAMSNTLRTVGGALGMAMFVSLFTNRTTSRITEAITSGAVSQTDKAAMGALKQQATINGINFAFAVATWVTVAALVLSFFIRKTSPQLDFLKEEAVQPQQTTVNG
- a CDS encoding DedA family protein, coding for MEMLKWIQELFANYGYSVLFFGLLLEFVALPFPGETTMAYAGFLSFAGRLDFVTLVAVAFVGTTAGMTITYFVGLKAGMPFIQRYGKWFLFSPAKLTKTQRWFEKYGSILIFIGYFIPGVRHFTGYFAGIIALPFRKFAWYAYSGAIFWVLLFLGIGRIFGPQWMGIFHLFELYALWIISGGAALIVLFFLYRYRLAISARLKRNKAGTKLETKVKETSKDR
- a CDS encoding polysaccharide deacetylase, which gives rise to MKDNKSIHTRKLLSRRGLLVMTVFMLMLAAWGLGQWSGAPSACPQQAEAAGNVSFKNKLPAAVMQELPPQPVTESVYKVSTAAVSAPAQLAVKKQQGKTVYLTFDDGPSRVTPGVLKTLRQEGVKATFFVLGSAASSRPELINAIWEQGHAIGNHSYNHEYKELYSGFTAFWSQIKQTEEVIRNITGTRPSLVRAPGGTFGHFDHTYFRLLEQAGYTVTDWTVDSGDSLHKGVPAADIVRNSTADMKSDKVVLLLHDGGGHEESAKGLPEIIARYKEAGYAFGVLDESVEPVQFRVSAKAEAQGRPAPSTVWVASNIMPNAELFAAGKPLVLEVGKLETKLDPGEYRIIDGHYIVPLRAVVERLGGAVGWNAASHTGLVRWNGRSVTADVRNGELLLSGPDGMHSTSASMEMISGSIWVPLRSLLGATGHPPLKLSTSAAERRVTAL